A stretch of the Chlorobiota bacterium genome encodes the following:
- the ispD gene encoding 2-C-methyl-D-erythritol 4-phosphate cytidylyltransferase, whose protein sequence is MISLIIPSAGIGKRTGSTIPKQFVQIHGLPVIAHTVAAFIGIVDEVIISVDSEWLIFIEDWLEQYKIYFQSIKYVIGGSERQYSIANAINSLDEKCSIVLVHDAARPNPSKELILEVINKASIYDGASPGLIPADTIKKVVNGLSIETLKRDELRATQTPQGFKVEVLKAAYNKALKDEYLGTDDASLVEANGGKIFITLGESSNIKITYPIDFIVAELILKNKSID, encoded by the coding sequence TTGATTTCATTAATCATTCCATCTGCTGGAATTGGAAAACGTACTGGAAGTACAATTCCAAAACAATTTGTTCAAATTCATGGTTTACCTGTAATTGCTCATACTGTTGCGGCATTTATTGGTATTGTTGATGAAGTAATTATATCTGTTGATAGTGAGTGGTTAATTTTTATTGAAGATTGGTTGGAGCAATATAAAATATATTTCCAAAGTATTAAATATGTTATAGGTGGTTCTGAACGTCAGTATTCAATTGCTAATGCCATAAATTCTCTTGATGAAAAATGTTCTATTGTGTTGGTTCATGATGCTGCCAGACCAAACCCATCCAAAGAATTAATTCTTGAAGTAATTAATAAAGCATCTATTTATGATGGTGCATCACCTGGTTTAATTCCTGCTGACACTATAAAAAAAGTTGTTAATGGTTTGTCAATAGAAACTTTAAAAAGGGATGAGCTTAGAGCAACACAAACCCCTCAAGGGTTTAAAGTTGAGGTTCTTAAAGCCGCATATAATAAAGCATTGAAGGACGAATATTTAGGAACTGACGATGCATCTTTAGTTGAAGCCAACGGAGGAAAAATATTTATTACTCTCGGTGAATCTTCAAATATAAAAATTACATACCCAATTGATTTTATAGTTGCAGAATTAATTTTAAAGAATAAATCAATTGATTAA
- a CDS encoding MATE family efflux transporter, protein MRLKIFSEIKAMTKLALPVVADNLASMGAGVVAVLLAGRINKESLGALGIGSSLLFFFLVFGFSTISGIVPIVAQAFGANRKIEIEESTAQGFWVAILLSVIGFVILRYSENILIYSGQNLATAKLASQYIFAGSFGIFSGMFYSVLRSFILGLGKSRLTMIIAFSGFLTNSITAYILVTGKFGFNKYGIIGCGYAFSTAVTMELIICFFIVSFNKEFQIYNFRKYILIPNYTNIITLLKLGLPIAISASLEYGVFNFVNLLMGRLGTVPLASHQIAINVAALTFMVPWGISIATSTRVGHAIGRDEPHSAKLSGWVGISLGTGFMFLTALSFFLFSKDIVALYSTDLEVIKYSSSLLIIAGGFQIFDGIQVTSVGASRGLKDTQRPMITNLISYWLIGLPLGYLLAIHFKFGGFGYWLGLTFGLMIAAILHTLRFKSLINKLI, encoded by the coding sequence ATGAGATTAAAAATTTTCTCTGAAATTAAAGCGATGACAAAACTTGCATTGCCAGTAGTTGCAGATAATCTAGCAAGTATGGGTGCAGGTGTTGTAGCTGTTTTATTAGCTGGTAGAATAAATAAAGAGAGTCTTGGTGCTTTAGGTATTGGTTCTTCTTTATTATTCTTTTTTTTAGTATTTGGATTTTCTACAATTTCAGGAATCGTACCTATTGTTGCTCAAGCCTTTGGTGCAAACAGAAAAATTGAAATTGAGGAATCTACAGCTCAAGGATTTTGGGTTGCAATTTTACTTTCAGTTATTGGATTTGTTATTTTAAGATACTCAGAAAATATTTTAATTTATTCAGGGCAAAATTTGGCTACAGCTAAACTTGCATCACAATATATTTTTGCAGGGAGTTTTGGAATATTCTCAGGGATGTTCTATTCAGTTCTTAGGTCATTTATTTTGGGGTTAGGTAAATCAAGATTAACAATGATTATTGCTTTCTCTGGCTTTTTAACTAATTCTATAACTGCATATATTTTAGTAACTGGTAAATTTGGGTTCAACAAATATGGTATTATTGGTTGTGGTTATGCATTCTCAACTGCAGTAACTATGGAGTTAATTATTTGTTTCTTTATTGTTTCATTTAATAAAGAATTTCAAATCTATAATTTCAGAAAGTACATTTTAATTCCAAATTATACCAATATAATTACTTTGTTAAAACTTGGTTTGCCAATTGCAATTTCAGCCAGCCTTGAGTATGGTGTGTTTAATTTTGTTAACTTGTTAATGGGCAGGTTAGGTACGGTTCCTTTAGCTTCTCATCAAATTGCCATAAATGTTGCAGCCTTAACTTTTATGGTGCCTTGGGGTATTTCTATTGCAACTTCAACAAGAGTTGGACATGCAATAGGTAGGGATGAACCTCACTCTGCTAAATTATCAGGTTGGGTTGGTATTTCTCTTGGGACAGGTTTTATGTTCCTTACAGCATTATCTTTTTTTCTTTTTTCAAAAGACATTGTTGCTCTTTATTCAACTGATCTTGAAGTAATAAAATATTCTTCTAGCTTATTAATTATTGCTGGTGGATTTCAAATATTTGATGGTATTCAAGTAACTTCAGTTGGTGCTTCAAGAGGACTTAAGGATACTCAAAGACCAATGATTACTAATCTAATTTCCTATTGGTTGATTGGTTTGCCATTAGGTTATTTGTTAGCAATACACTTTAAATTTGGTGGATTTGGTTACTGGTTAGGTCTTACATTTGGGCTTATGATTGCAGCTATACTTCATACCTTAAGATTCAAATCTCTGATTAACAAATTGATTTAA